The Arachis duranensis cultivar V14167 chromosome 2, aradu.V14167.gnm2.J7QH, whole genome shotgun sequence genome has a window encoding:
- the LOC107472879 gene encoding protein LURP-one-related 12, with protein sequence MKEEFVVQEEYVSGEERNLTVLKTSRFFAGDGFTVYDCKGQLVFRVDSYGPDARDKDELVLMDPQGRCLLTVKRKRPSLHQRWEGFKGERIDGDKALFSMKRTSLIGRSRASVIVEVYDKPGVEYHIEGCFSQRCCKIYNAAKKLMAEIRRKVDSTTSVMLGKEVFSLCVKPGFDGALAMGLVLVLDQINGENYFESGTTESPVHPTTED encoded by the exons atgaaGGAAGAGTTTGTTGTGCAAGAAGAGTACGTTTCAGGAGAAGAGAGGAATCTGACGGTGCTGAAAACTTCACGGTTCTTTGCTGGCGATGGCTTCACCGTCTACGATTGCAAGGGCCAACTCGTTTTCCGAGTTGACTCTTACGGTCCCGATGCACGTGACAAGGATGAGCTCGTCCTCATGGATCCACAAGGTCGATGTCTTCTCACCGTAAAACGAAAG AGGCCGAGTCTTCATCAACGGTGGGAAGGTTTCAAAGGAGAAAGAATCGACGGTGATAAAGCATTGTTCAGTATGAAGAGAACATCTTTAATCGGACGGTCACGAGCGAGTGTTATAGTGGAGGTATACGATAAGCCCGGTGTGGAGTATCACATCGAAGGTTGCTTTTCGCAGCGTTGTTGCAAGATCTATAACGCAGCGAAGAAATTAATGGCTGAGATTCGTCGAAAGGTGGACTCCACCACAAGTGTTATGCTTGGGAAAGAAGTCTTCTCACTTTGCGTTAAGCCTGGATTTGATGGTGCACTTGCCATGGGATTGGTCTTGGTCCTTGATCAGATCAACGGTGAGAATTACTTTGAAAGTGGAACCACGGAGTCTCCGGTGCACCCTACTACAGAAGATTAA